ACGCAACGCAATCACGCTGGATCGTGACCTTGAGTGGGCGCAACCCAGTGATTGAAATCTTGAGATTATCCGGCAATCATCGGGTGGGCAAGCATCTCTTGGCTACGGAATTCGATCGCGGAAATTACAATGTGTGATTTTTTCATTTCTTGTGGATGGCGTTTGCCATGGATGTGCGAGACGAGAGCTGGGATCGAGAGCGACCTGATCCCAGTTCTCGAATTCGGGATTCATTATTGGTGCGGTTCACTCGGCGGCAGGAACGATGCCAAGGGACTGCCGGACGAGTTCCGGAAGATACTTGACCGGCAAGGTGCCGTGCGAGAGGGTGGCCTCGTGAAAGCGAGCGAGGTCAAAGGCGTCTCCCTGTTCGCGCTGAATGTCCTGGCGAAGTCGGTGGAAGGCGACGCGACCGACGAAGTAGGTGGAGAGTTGTGCCGACGACTGTTTGGATCGGATGACCTTTCCGGCGGCTTCCCCTTCGGTCTGGAAGGCACGGTCCATGAGTAAGGTCATGGCTTCGTCGTCGGTCATGGAGTGGGCGTGCATTTCGTGGTCAAGGATTGCATTAACAACAGCTCGCAAATAAAACTTGAGTTGTTGCATGCGCAATTTTAAGTCGCCGAGGCCAAACCCTTCGTCAAGCATCATCCGTTCGGTGTACACGGCCCAACCTTCGGCGAAGGTGCCGGAGGAGAGGACCCGTCGGATCAGCGAGGGGCATCGATTCGAGTATTCGAGCTGGACGTAGTGGCCGGGGTACGCCTCGTGAATGGTGAGAATTTGAAGCATCCGCGCGTTGTACTCGCGGAGGAAGCTGGCGACGCGATCCTCGTCCCAGTCGCTTGGCGGGGGGCTGATCGCGTATTCACTGCGGCCATCGGGGTCGAGCGGGGGAGCGGGGTTGAGATAGGCGACCGAGTTGCCTCGCATGAATTCGGGCATCTCGATCAGTTCACAACGATCCGGTTCCGGGAGTTCAAGGATACCTCGGTCATTGATAAATGTCTTTATGGATTCGACGGTGGACTTCGCGTCGGAGACAAGGGTTTCGGGTGATCCGTGTTCCAGGCCGATCTGCTCCAGCACCTTCCGGATTAGGAAACGGCGTCCTTGCGGGTCGTCCGGCGGCACGGGGATGCCAGGGAACATGTCCCACCAGAGTTGCCGGGCGATGATGGCCATTTCTTGCTCGACCCGCTCGGCTTCGGCGTTCGCCTCGGCAAGGACCTCAGCGGAGGTCAGGCCGGAATTCAGCTCCCGAGCCACCTTCTCGGCGAAGATCTCGGGACCGATCCGCCAGTCGTCGCCAGCCTTTGGAAGGAGCTCGTTGGTGAGGAAATCAAGATAGTCTTGCAAGGCTTTGGCGGCCTCGGCAGCGACCTTAGCCAGTTCGCCCTCATCACGAGGACGATTGGCGAAGAGGAAGAGATCATCGGTGTAGAAGCCGATCGCGCCTCGGGTCTGCAGAATGGCCGTCTCGACCTTCACGCGAGGGGCTCCGGAGAGTGTGGCACGGGCCGTCTCGACAATTCGAGGGACTGCCTTGATCCGCTCGATGGCGTTGGCCAGATTCTCGGCTTCGGGAAGGGTGGATTGCGTGAGTAGCAGATAAACCCCTTCGGTCGTATAGCCGACATAGATCCTCGGGTCATCCTCGAACGGCTGGAAGTGCTCGGAGAGCCAAAGGGAGTAATCCAGGTGATGCCGGAAGATTTCGAAATCGATTTGACCGTCACGACTGAGAGCGTCGTAAGGAACGCGCTTGGGCAATTCGGTCAGGAACCGGCGGTCACGCTCGACCCATCTGGCCCTCGAGTCGGCCGACAGATCCTCAAGCCGATCGTCGAAGCGATGATCGCCCAGCCGGGTCGCTGTCAGCGGTTCGTCGGCGAACCAGGCGTCGAGATACTCCTGGAAGAGTGATTCCAGGGCGGCATCTGCCTGCTCTTGAGCCCGAGCGGGGGACGGTGCCAGGGCCAGAGTCGCAAGGACGATCCAGGTGAAGCGCACGGTCATCGTCGAGGGACTCCTCATCATCGGGGGATCGGATCAAGGTCGAGCTGCTTGACAGGACGGCGGCCGTGCCGCGACTCGCTTTGCCCTGGCAAGGTCATCCCGGGCAGGCTCCAGGGGAGGCCGGTGCGTTTTCTACCTTTCCGGGCTTCTCTGCCGAGCATCGTCGCGTCAGTCGTAGATGGCGTCAACCGCCTGGTCCTTGGCTTTGGCGGGACCGAACCGCCGGGCCGTTCTGACGACGGTCTGG
This genomic interval from Tautonia rosea contains the following:
- a CDS encoding DUF885 domain-containing protein, producing MTVRFTWIVLATLALAPSPARAQEQADAALESLFQEYLDAWFADEPLTATRLGDHRFDDRLEDLSADSRARWVERDRRFLTELPKRVPYDALSRDGQIDFEIFRHHLDYSLWLSEHFQPFEDDPRIYVGYTTEGVYLLLTQSTLPEAENLANAIERIKAVPRIVETARATLSGAPRVKVETAILQTRGAIGFYTDDLFLFANRPRDEGELAKVAAEAAKALQDYLDFLTNELLPKAGDDWRIGPEIFAEKVARELNSGLTSAEVLAEANAEAERVEQEMAIIARQLWWDMFPGIPVPPDDPQGRRFLIRKVLEQIGLEHGSPETLVSDAKSTVESIKTFINDRGILELPEPDRCELIEMPEFMRGNSVAYLNPAPPLDPDGRSEYAISPPPSDWDEDRVASFLREYNARMLQILTIHEAYPGHYVQLEYSNRCPSLIRRVLSSGTFAEGWAVYTERMMLDEGFGLGDLKLRMQQLKFYLRAVVNAILDHEMHAHSMTDDEAMTLLMDRAFQTEGEAAGKVIRSKQSSAQLSTYFVGRVAFHRLRQDIQREQGDAFDLARFHEATLSHGTLPVKYLPELVRQSLGIVPAAE